From a region of the Candidatus Cloacimonas sp. genome:
- the nadB gene encoding L-aspartate oxidase, with protein sequence MTCEYDYLVIGSGIAGLIYALQVSKYGKVAVITKSSLTDCNTDHAQGGIAAAIDPKDSFAAHIEDTYQAGAELGKKQVISEIISSAPQLIQYLIDLGTDFTLRDPAYDICLENLSLTMEGGHTRRRIAYAADSTGHQIMEALIAQCRKNPNIDIFEYHIAIDLITQHHVVQDEGFVPGISCWGAYVLETKENKVDIFKARKTMLATGGAAQIYSPNTNPKVTTGDGMAMARLAGGRLANMEFVQFHPTAFWNPDGETFLISESLRGEGAVLRLSDGSTFMENYHPQGNLAPRDIVSRAIDSELKKRGEKFCYLDATRVPSEQLLKHFPSINSMLKAQGIDFTVDPIPVAPAAHYFCGGVLSTIEGITDIRNLFVAGEVACSGLHGANRLASNSLLEALVMAYKAGNHPSNWEEVKFPRIPEWKVIEEFNENEWVVISHNREIMGTIMQGYVGIRRSRRLLNYALSRLENIYNEINNFYQHNAVRKEVVETRNMAIIAIAVVRSALMRKESRGAHFLVDNPYHDDEHYKHDTII encoded by the coding sequence ATGACTTGCGAATATGACTATTTAGTTATCGGCAGTGGTATTGCCGGTTTAATTTATGCCCTGCAGGTTTCCAAATATGGAAAAGTGGCAGTGATAACCAAAAGTTCTCTTACCGATTGTAATACAGACCATGCTCAAGGGGGAATCGCTGCCGCTATAGACCCCAAGGATTCTTTTGCGGCTCATATTGAAGATACTTATCAGGCAGGAGCGGAATTAGGGAAAAAACAGGTAATCTCGGAAATTATCTCTTCAGCACCTCAACTGATTCAGTATTTGATAGATTTAGGAACGGATTTCACTTTGCGTGATCCTGCTTACGACATCTGCCTGGAGAATCTCTCTCTTACTATGGAGGGAGGTCACACACGCCGTAGGATTGCCTACGCTGCTGATTCTACAGGGCATCAAATTATGGAGGCATTAATTGCTCAATGCCGTAAAAATCCTAATATTGATATTTTTGAATATCATATCGCTATAGACCTGATAACTCAGCATCATGTAGTTCAAGATGAAGGTTTTGTACCCGGAATTTCCTGCTGGGGTGCCTATGTGTTAGAAACCAAAGAAAATAAAGTGGATATTTTTAAAGCCCGTAAAACGATGCTTGCAACCGGTGGAGCTGCCCAAATTTATTCTCCCAATACCAATCCCAAAGTTACCACCGGCGATGGAATGGCTATGGCTCGTTTAGCAGGAGGGCGTTTAGCTAATATGGAATTCGTGCAATTTCATCCTACCGCTTTTTGGAATCCCGATGGCGAGACCTTTTTAATAAGCGAATCTCTAAGAGGAGAAGGAGCTGTTTTGCGTCTTTCAGATGGCAGCACCTTTATGGAAAATTACCATCCGCAAGGTAATTTGGCTCCCCGGGATATCGTTTCCCGAGCCATAGACAGTGAATTGAAGAAGCGGGGAGAGAAATTTTGTTACCTGGATGCCACAAGAGTTCCTTCCGAGCAATTGCTGAAACATTTTCCCTCCATCAACAGTATGTTGAAAGCCCAGGGAATTGATTTTACGGTTGATCCTATTCCGGTAGCTCCAGCAGCGCATTATTTTTGTGGAGGGGTGCTTTCTACCATTGAGGGCATCACGGATATCCGCAATTTATTTGTGGCAGGGGAAGTTGCCTGCAGTGGATTGCATGGAGCTAACCGTTTGGCATCCAATTCGTTACTGGAAGCATTGGTGATGGCATATAAAGCAGGAAATCATCCTTCCAATTGGGAAGAAGTTAAATTTCCACGTATCCCGGAATGGAAAGTGATTGAGGAATTCAATGAAAACGAATGGGTAGTGATTAGTCACAACCGGGAAATTATGGGAACTATTATGCAAGGTTATGTAGGTATCAGAAGAAGCAGGCGTTTGCTGAATTATGCTCTTTCCCGATTGGAAAACATCTATAACGAAATTAACAACTTTTACCAGCATAATGCAGTCCGCAAGGAAGTAGTGGAAACACGCAATATGGCAATTATAGCCATTGCTGTAGTAAGAAGTGCTCTAATGCGTAAGGAAAGCAGAGGAGCGCATTTTTTGGTAGATAACCCCTATCACGATGATGAACACTATAAACATGACACCATTATTTAG
- a CDS encoding HIT domain-containing protein, with the protein MNNNNGNKEQPHYLYSPWRLDYILGEKPGDCILCRYQNSVYDEENLILHRAKNSYIMLNRYPYNNGHLMIIPYRHCAALADLDTETWQEMTALLRDAEVILKKVYNCDGINIGINLGCAAGAGIAEHLHIHIVPRWKGDSNFMSVIGGERVIPEPFEVTFQKLAPEFANLIKNQEDIG; encoded by the coding sequence ATGAATAACAATAACGGTAACAAAGAGCAACCGCATTATCTTTATTCACCTTGGCGCTTAGATTATATTTTAGGGGAAAAACCCGGGGACTGTATTCTCTGCCGCTATCAAAATTCCGTTTACGATGAGGAAAATTTGATTTTGCACCGGGCAAAAAACAGTTATATTATGCTTAACCGCTATCCTTATAATAACGGTCATTTGATGATTATTCCCTATCGGCACTGTGCCGCTTTGGCAGATCTGGATACTGAAACCTGGCAGGAAATGACTGCTCTGCTTAGAGATGCGGAAGTAATCCTGAAAAAAGTGTATAACTGTGACGGTATCAATATCGGCATCAATCTTGGCTGTGCAGCCGGAGCCGGAATTGCTGAACATTTGCATATTCACATAGTTCCGCGGTGGAAGGGGGATAGCAACTTTATGAGTGTAATTGGAGGGGAAAGAGTAATTCCGGAGCCCTTTGAAGTTACCTTTCAGAAATTAGCGCCGGAATTTGCCAACCTCATAAAAAATCAAGAGGATATCGGTTGA
- the argS gene encoding arginine--tRNA ligase, whose product MIKELLHQNIVEVLDILKLSHAKEFSVEIPNNTEFGDYSSNAALVLSKENKLKPEAMAEKIVKELKKNKAYKKLEIAGPGFINFYLAPALYQQVFWEIYKDEEYGTSDFGNKEKVLLEFVSANPTGPLNIVSARAAAFGDTIYRIMKYVGYAPAREFYINDAGNQVDILAESLELRLREIHGEKIGEFPYEAYHGEYVKHLAHRLNALEGTRVFMLPEKDRLEHLKEFALSELLEMQRNSLEKFGVVFEGWVSEKTLRSEGVVEEVLSYLTEADCTYEKDDAIWFSSTKFGDDKDRVLMKSDGSITYFVPDVAYHLTKIQRGFTKLIDIFGPDHHGYVPRIRAAFRALNYDESILEFIFLQQVNIFESGERVKMSKRAGKIVTMDDLISVVGKDAARYFFIARKANAHLNFDLELALKKNNENPVYYCQYAYARICSIMKKARSEKVYPKHFKKEMVKKLVKPEELALIQKMADLPELLILIAIHREPHRLTTYIEELASLLHHYYEKYQIVNARNLSLSQARLMLLFTVKKVMEISFELMGISAPEKM is encoded by the coding sequence ATGATAAAAGAGCTTCTGCATCAGAATATTGTTGAGGTCTTAGATATTCTGAAACTTAGCCATGCCAAGGAATTCAGTGTTGAAATTCCCAATAATACGGAATTTGGCGATTATTCTTCCAATGCTGCTTTGGTTTTAAGTAAAGAAAACAAGCTGAAACCTGAAGCAATGGCAGAAAAGATTGTTAAAGAACTAAAGAAAAATAAGGCATATAAAAAACTGGAAATTGCCGGTCCCGGCTTTATCAATTTCTATCTTGCCCCGGCTTTATATCAGCAGGTCTTTTGGGAAATTTATAAAGACGAAGAATACGGAACAAGCGATTTCGGCAATAAGGAAAAAGTGCTGTTGGAATTTGTCAGCGCCAATCCTACGGGTCCCTTAAATATTGTCAGTGCCCGAGCAGCTGCTTTTGGAGATACCATATATAGAATAATGAAATATGTAGGTTATGCTCCGGCAAGGGAATTTTATATAAACGATGCGGGTAATCAAGTAGATATTCTGGCAGAATCGTTGGAATTGCGTTTAAGGGAAATCCACGGAGAGAAGATTGGCGAATTCCCCTATGAAGCATATCACGGAGAGTATGTGAAGCATTTGGCTCACCGTTTGAACGCTTTGGAAGGAACCAGGGTTTTTATGCTGCCGGAAAAAGACCGCCTGGAGCACTTGAAAGAATTTGCCTTATCCGAGCTTTTGGAAATGCAAAGAAATTCGCTGGAGAAATTTGGTGTTGTTTTTGAAGGTTGGGTTTCCGAAAAGACCCTGCGTTCAGAAGGAGTGGTGGAAGAAGTTCTGTCCTATTTAACGGAAGCGGATTGTACTTATGAAAAAGATGATGCCATTTGGTTTTCCAGCACAAAATTTGGGGACGACAAAGATAGAGTGCTGATGAAATCGGATGGTTCCATCACCTATTTTGTTCCCGATGTTGCCTATCATTTAACTAAAATTCAGCGTGGTTTCACTAAATTGATAGATATTTTCGGACCCGATCACCATGGCTATGTACCAAGGATTAGAGCTGCCTTTAGGGCTTTGAATTATGATGAATCCATCCTGGAATTCATATTTCTGCAGCAGGTTAATATCTTTGAGAGTGGGGAAAGAGTGAAAATGAGCAAGCGTGCGGGTAAAATTGTAACTATGGACGATCTTATCAGTGTTGTTGGAAAAGATGCAGCCCGTTATTTTTTCATAGCGCGCAAGGCAAATGCACATCTGAATTTTGATTTGGAGCTTGCCTTGAAGAAAAATAACGAAAACCCTGTTTACTATTGCCAATATGCTTATGCCCGGATTTGCAGTATAATGAAAAAAGCTCGTAGCGAGAAGGTCTATCCCAAGCATTTCAAAAAAGAAATGGTAAAAAAACTCGTGAAACCGGAAGAACTGGCGCTAATTCAAAAAATGGCGGACTTGCCTGAATTGCTTATTTTAATAGCCATTCATCGGGAACCGCATCGCTTAACTACTTACATAGAAGAGCTTGCGTCTTTGCTTCATCATTATTACGAAAAGTATCAGATCGTAAATGCCCGCAATCTTTCTCTTTCGCAAGCGCGTTTGATGCTGCTTTTTACCGTTAAAAAAGTTATGGAAATCAGCTTTGAGTTAATGGGCATTAGTGCACCCGAAAAAATGTAG
- the folB gene encoding dihydroneopterin aldolase, which produces MKIKLNEMVFYGYHGVHAEERALGQRFIVSVTLYTNSTVDKFIRRLEDTIDYTRVYAEIKEIMESRQFYLLENCANTIADKLLEDFPLLEKLTICIQKPSVPIQGSLRSVEVILNRARNKQEDIENK; this is translated from the coding sequence TTGAAAATAAAACTGAATGAAATGGTCTTTTACGGTTATCATGGTGTGCACGCTGAAGAACGGGCATTAGGGCAACGCTTTATTGTTAGCGTTACCCTTTATACCAATTCCACCGTAGATAAATTTATCCGCCGTTTGGAAGATACGATTGATTACACAAGAGTATATGCGGAAATAAAAGAAATAATGGAAAGCCGGCAATTTTACCTGCTGGAAAATTGTGCTAATACAATTGCGGATAAGTTGCTGGAAGATTTCCCGCTGCTGGAAAAATTAACCATCTGCATTCAAAAGCCCTCCGTGCCAATTCAAGGAAGTTTGAGATCGGTGGAAGTAATTTTAAATAGAGCCAGAAATAAGCAAGAGGATATTGAGAACAAATGA
- the tmk gene encoding dTMP kinase, with amino-acid sequence MNTINMTPLFSLNVAQGKNSSGESSHRENLTPNASSDKGLFITFEGIEGSGKTTQIMMLVDFLKAKGLPYVTTREPGGTKIAEAIRELLLNPEFKEMKPETELLLYCASRAQHTAELILPALAEGKIVISDRYFDSTYAYQGAARELNEELINVLTEFSTYGRTPDLTFLIDLPVEIGIARIKNRSLDRLEQEALGFHEKVRKQFLSIANKYPSRYIVLNGESQPEIIHRQILSTLQPFIGE; translated from the coding sequence ATGAACACTATAAACATGACACCATTATTTAGTTTGAATGTTGCACAAGGTAAGAATTCTTCCGGTGAAAGCTCTCACCGTGAAAATCTCACTCCTAATGCCTCATCAGACAAGGGACTTTTTATAACCTTTGAAGGCATTGAGGGCAGCGGAAAGACCACCCAGATTATGATGCTGGTGGATTTTCTAAAAGCCAAAGGTTTGCCTTATGTAACAACGCGCGAACCCGGGGGCACTAAAATTGCGGAAGCTATTCGCGAATTACTGCTCAATCCGGAATTTAAGGAAATGAAACCGGAAACGGAATTACTGCTATATTGTGCCAGCAGAGCTCAACATACGGCAGAACTTATTCTTCCCGCCCTGGCTGAAGGGAAAATAGTGATTAGTGACCGTTATTTTGATTCCACTTATGCCTATCAGGGAGCTGCCAGAGAGCTAAACGAAGAACTGATCAATGTGCTTACCGAATTTTCAACTTATGGCAGGACTCCCGACCTTACTTTTCTTATAGACCTTCCTGTAGAAATTGGCATTGCCAGAATTAAAAATCGCAGTTTAGACCGCCTGGAACAGGAAGCCCTCGGTTTTCACGAAAAAGTGCGCAAGCAATTTTTATCTATTGCCAATAAATACCCTTCCAGATATATTGTTCTTAATGGAGAAAGCCAACCGGAAATTATTCACCGTCAGATTCTCTCCACTCTGCAACCTTTTATAGGAGAATAA
- the rimI gene encoding ribosomal protein S18-alanine N-acetyltransferase, whose amino-acid sequence MDDSFRIGIAVPSDIDAFQEIEKQVFSNPWPREAFSGMLFSWFFTLLREDEVIGYIIYSGGADEMVIVNFAVRPDFQGKGLGEYLLTETMRMMYDRGIRYFYLDVRMSNFKAHSLYKKVGFEDIGIRKNYYNKPDEDAIVMGMKIK is encoded by the coding sequence ATGGATGATTCCTTTCGTATAGGTATAGCCGTTCCGAGTGATATTGATGCCTTTCAGGAAATAGAAAAGCAGGTTTTTTCCAATCCCTGGCCCCGGGAAGCTTTTTCCGGGATGCTTTTTTCCTGGTTTTTTACTTTGCTAAGGGAAGATGAAGTGATTGGTTATATTATTTATAGCGGTGGGGCAGATGAAATGGTAATTGTGAATTTTGCTGTCCGACCCGATTTTCAGGGAAAGGGCTTAGGGGAATATTTGCTAACGGAAACAATGCGAATGATGTATGATAGGGGAATTCGCTATTTTTATCTGGATGTGCGGATGTCCAATTTCAAAGCACATTCTTTATACAAGAAGGTAGGATTTGAGGATATCGGCATCCGTAAGAATTATTATAATAAACCCGACGAAGATGCCATAGTTATGGGAATGAAAATAAAATGA
- a CDS encoding S41 family peptidase, producing the protein MIKPKQKLALISIISIWVLSALLLVVATDAYAQTRPQSTNLYSQVQLFSEVLYKLKQYYVTDLDDEELIKAAIDGMLGSTDPHTTYFTPEKFKEFTTTTKGSFGGLGIQIDKIGEYITVVSPIEGTPAYRMGITAGDRIIKVDGVSVVGFSTDEAIKRMRGDVGTKVKITISRPGLPEPIDFEITRETIKIKSVPYSFKLDNGVGYIRITQFNENTVTELRAALDNLENQNVKGLIIDLRWNPGGLLDQAVDTVNEFIGKDRLVVETKGRTENKQLYTRYNVKERNYPIVVLVNEASASASEIFAGSLQDWDKGLVMGKNTFGKGSVQQLIPLSNGNGIKITTAYYYIKSGRCIHKMSNDNLLKGKEVSEEDLKKETENNLQQVYYTAKNRKVYGGGGIQPDITVESDFLTLFGVELRRKNVFFNFAVDYLVQHNHQFDAHTQIDSKIMNDFLAYVSKNDIKYTQADVDSANSFIRNSIKSELVRKVQGDEEAYKITISQDKQLMEAISLFDRFKTLEQMFAYAASLNEKKGK; encoded by the coding sequence ATGATTAAACCCAAGCAGAAACTTGCTCTAATCTCAATTATCAGCATTTGGGTGTTAAGTGCCTTGCTTCTTGTTGTGGCAACGGATGCTTACGCTCAAACCCGTCCGCAAAGTACCAATTTATATTCCCAGGTGCAACTTTTCAGTGAGGTCTTATATAAGCTGAAACAATATTATGTAACCGACTTGGATGACGAAGAACTTATTAAAGCTGCCATTGACGGTATGCTTGGTTCTACAGACCCTCACACAACCTATTTTACTCCCGAGAAATTTAAGGAATTTACAACTACCACTAAAGGTTCCTTCGGAGGTTTGGGAATTCAAATAGATAAAATCGGCGAATATATTACCGTCGTTTCTCCAATTGAAGGAACTCCTGCCTATAGAATGGGGATTACTGCCGGGGATAGAATTATCAAAGTTGACGGTGTCTCGGTAGTTGGTTTTTCTACGGATGAGGCAATTAAAAGAATGCGGGGGGATGTAGGAACTAAAGTTAAAATAACTATCAGCCGTCCCGGTTTACCTGAACCCATAGATTTTGAAATTACCCGCGAGACCATAAAAATAAAGAGTGTGCCCTATAGTTTCAAACTGGATAATGGCGTTGGCTACATTCGTATCACTCAATTTAATGAAAATACTGTAACCGAGTTGAGGGCTGCTTTGGATAACCTGGAAAACCAAAATGTAAAGGGTTTGATTATAGACCTGCGTTGGAATCCCGGAGGACTTTTAGACCAGGCAGTAGATACCGTTAATGAATTTATCGGAAAAGACCGTTTGGTAGTGGAAACCAAAGGTAGAACGGAAAACAAGCAACTTTATACCAGATATAATGTTAAAGAGCGAAACTATCCTATTGTCGTTCTTGTTAATGAAGCATCGGCATCCGCCTCAGAAATTTTTGCCGGCAGCTTGCAGGATTGGGATAAGGGCTTAGTGATGGGCAAAAATACTTTCGGGAAAGGAAGTGTGCAACAGCTTATTCCTCTTTCCAACGGCAACGGAATTAAAATTACTACTGCCTATTATTACATCAAAAGCGGACGCTGCATACATAAAATGAGTAATGATAACTTGCTTAAAGGCAAAGAAGTGAGCGAAGAAGACCTGAAAAAAGAAACCGAAAACAACCTCCAACAGGTCTATTATACTGCCAAAAATCGTAAGGTTTACGGAGGGGGAGGAATTCAACCCGATATTACAGTGGAGAGCGATTTCCTGACCCTTTTCGGAGTTGAATTACGCCGTAAGAATGTCTTCTTCAATTTCGCCGTGGACTATTTGGTGCAACACAATCACCAGTTTGATGCCCATACCCAAATTGACAGTAAAATTATGAACGATTTTCTGGCTTATGTATCTAAAAACGACATTAAATATACCCAGGCAGATGTGGATAGCGCCAATAGCTTTATCCGGAATTCTATCAAAAGTGAACTTGTTCGTAAAGTGCAAGGTGACGAAGAAGCATATAAAATAACCATTTCTCAGGATAAACAGTTGATGGAAGCAATTTCTCTGTTTGACCGTTTTAAAACCTTGGAACAGATGTTTGCCTATGCCGCTTCCTTGAATGAAAAAAAAGGAAAATAG
- the rfaE2 gene encoding D-glycero-beta-D-manno-heptose 1-phosphate adenylyltransferase, whose translation MLQNKIIPFAEIAQLSQTLHQQGKKIVFTNGCFDILHCGHILYLEKAKELGEVLILGLNSDISVKRLKGNNRPIVPERDRALVAAALESVDYVCIFEQDTPWELIELIQPDVLVKGGDWQVDKIVGADIVQKKGGKVLSLNYEQGFSTTNIIERIKQDC comes from the coding sequence ATGCTCCAAAATAAGATTATACCTTTTGCGGAAATAGCTCAATTAAGCCAAACCCTTCATCAGCAGGGAAAAAAGATTGTGTTTACCAATGGCTGTTTTGATATTTTGCACTGCGGGCATATTCTCTATCTGGAAAAAGCGAAAGAATTGGGAGAGGTATTGATTTTAGGATTGAATAGCGATATTTCCGTAAAACGCCTGAAAGGAAATAACCGTCCTATCGTTCCGGAAAGGGATAGAGCCCTTGTTGCAGCTGCTTTGGAAAGTGTGGATTATGTTTGTATTTTTGAACAGGATACGCCTTGGGAACTTATTGAACTTATTCAACCCGATGTTTTAGTAAAAGGCGGGGATTGGCAAGTTGACAAAATTGTGGGTGCGGACATTGTACAAAAAAAAGGTGGTAAAGTTCTTTCCCTGAATTACGAACAGGGCTTTAGCACTACCAATATTATTGAACGAATTAAACAGGATTGTTAA
- the rsfS gene encoding ribosome silencing factor: MAESISLETVINWLKEKKAENIRIYNVQDKCSYTDVIVVCEGSADVHNKAIANHIVEMAKENKLTLLSKEGMDYGQWVLLDIGELIVHIFLPETRDYYNIDELLTKLVNKPLQESEK, translated from the coding sequence TTGGCTGAAAGCATCAGCTTGGAAACCGTTATCAATTGGTTGAAAGAAAAGAAAGCGGAGAATATCCGTATTTATAATGTGCAGGATAAATGTTCCTATACAGATGTAATAGTTGTTTGTGAAGGCAGCGCCGATGTGCATAATAAAGCCATTGCCAATCACATCGTAGAGATGGCAAAAGAGAATAAACTGACCCTTTTAAGCAAAGAAGGTATGGACTATGGGCAATGGGTGTTGCTTGATATTGGAGAACTGATTGTGCATATCTTTTTACCCGAAACAAGAGATTATTATAATATAGACGAGCTTTTAACCAAATTGGTAAATAAACCGTTGCAAGAGAGTGAAAAATGA
- the folK gene encoding 2-amino-4-hydroxy-6-hydroxymethyldihydropteridine diphosphokinase, with product MIYYLCLGSNLDDPDSQLEEALQRLESEPQIRILRSSKRLATAPYGLLNQPDFLNQVLEVESSYQPQEMMEKLLDIEKAMGRIRKEKWGPRKIDIDILMADDLVLDSRITPLAKNAPEVIIPHPDLHNREFALRLLNELIPDTEHPLMHKTIYELYYTIVAQEENNE from the coding sequence ATGATCTATTATCTTTGCCTCGGCTCCAATTTAGATGATCCAGACAGTCAACTGGAAGAAGCTCTCCAGCGTTTGGAAAGCGAACCCCAAATAAGAATTCTGCGTAGTTCCAAACGCCTTGCCACTGCACCTTATGGATTGCTGAATCAACCCGATTTTCTTAATCAGGTATTGGAAGTAGAAAGCAGTTATCAGCCCCAGGAAATGATGGAAAAATTGTTAGATATAGAAAAAGCGATGGGACGCATCAGAAAAGAAAAATGGGGACCGCGTAAAATAGATATTGATATTCTTATGGCAGACGATTTGGTTTTGGATAGTAGAATAACTCCTTTAGCAAAGAACGCTCCGGAGGTTATTATTCCCCATCCCGATTTACATAACCGGGAATTCGCTTTGCGCTTGCTGAATGAACTAATTCCCGATACCGAACATCCGCTAATGCATAAAACCATTTATGAGTTATATTATACTATAGTAGCTCAGGAGGAAAATAATGAATAA
- a CDS encoding NTP transferase domain-containing protein, with the protein MNNLAAIILAAGKGTRMKSERAKVTLPLADKPMIQRVVDTALAAKCQKIYIVVGYMKNNVIAAVEDNAKIDFVEQKEQLGTGHAVMISEPLITDPNQDVLILCGDVPLLSAKTLTRLYEEHKRSSAACTVLTAFLDDAGKYGRILRDATGKICGIKEYKDASEEQRKIKEWNTGIYCFMAGELFSALKKTSNHNQQSEYYLTDTIGILYQQGKTISNVVLDDLMEVSGVNSQEELAALEDIYIDRIRQKWLNSGVIIHNPHSVYIGEEVIIEPDVEIHQNTVIKGKSTLEKCCVIGPCSFLENSTVSTEAILQGHNILVNAIIPEHHILHFGSQIIEETQYE; encoded by the coding sequence ATGAATAATCTGGCAGCGATTATTCTTGCTGCAGGAAAAGGCACCAGGATGAAATCCGAGAGAGCCAAGGTAACTTTACCCCTTGCCGATAAGCCAATGATTCAAAGGGTTGTGGATACCGCTTTGGCTGCCAAGTGCCAAAAGATATATATAGTAGTTGGCTATATGAAAAATAATGTAATTGCAGCAGTTGAAGATAACGCTAAAATTGACTTTGTAGAACAAAAAGAACAGCTGGGAACAGGACATGCCGTAATGATTTCCGAACCTCTAATCACCGATCCTAATCAGGATGTTTTAATTTTATGCGGAGATGTGCCTTTGCTTTCAGCTAAAACCCTTACCCGGCTTTATGAAGAGCATAAAAGGTCGTCAGCTGCCTGCACGGTTCTAACTGCCTTTTTGGATGATGCAGGAAAGTATGGCAGAATTTTACGGGATGCCACAGGCAAAATTTGCGGCATTAAAGAATATAAAGATGCCAGCGAAGAACAAAGAAAAATCAAGGAATGGAATACCGGTATCTATTGTTTTATGGCTGGCGAATTGTTTAGCGCCTTGAAAAAGACCTCCAATCATAATCAGCAAAGCGAATATTATTTAACGGATACGATTGGCATTCTCTATCAACAGGGTAAAACTATCTCCAATGTTGTTTTGGATGACTTGATGGAGGTTTCGGGAGTAAATTCACAGGAAGAACTTGCTGCTCTGGAAGATATTTATATAGACCGCATTCGTCAAAAATGGCTTAATAGCGGTGTAATAATACACAATCCTCATAGCGTTTATATTGGAGAGGAAGTTATCATTGAACCGGATGTGGAAATTCACCAGAATACAGTTATCAAAGGCAAAAGCACTCTGGAAAAGTGTTGCGTGATTGGTCCCTGCAGCTTTCTGGAAAATAGCACTGTATCTACTGAGGCAATTTTGCAGGGACATAATATCCTGGTGAATGCAATTATCCCGGAACATCATATTCTCCATTTCGGTTCGCAAATAATTGAAGAAACGCAATATGAATAA
- a CDS encoding LytR C-terminal domain-containing protein, with the protein MNLTNNQPENNLTPKRKIWLPIILVLIVIIAVVLFFTSRKKSPVNKIAYTEEQLPAIKVVVTNGCGYEHLAADFALALKDKNIEVVSLGETSKPIYDKTIIVVRKGDNEDLERLKKMTGIQRWTSAYNEYFNADFEIIVGRDYEQFITH; encoded by the coding sequence TTGAATTTGACAAACAACCAGCCCGAAAATAATTTGACCCCCAAAAGGAAAATATGGTTACCCATTATTCTGGTTCTTATTGTTATAATTGCGGTTGTGCTGTTTTTTACGAGCAGGAAAAAGAGCCCGGTAAACAAAATTGCCTATACCGAAGAACAGCTTCCCGCTATCAAAGTAGTGGTTACTAATGGATGCGGATATGAACATCTGGCAGCTGATTTTGCCTTGGCTCTGAAGGATAAGAATATTGAAGTGGTCAGTTTAGGGGAAACCTCCAAACCGATTTATGATAAAACAATAATAGTTGTCCGGAAGGGCGATAATGAAGATTTGGAACGGTTAAAGAAAATGACTGGCATTCAAAGATGGACAAGCGCTTATAATGAATATTTTAATGCCGATTTTGAAATTATCGTCGGCAGGGACTATGAACAGTTCATTACTCACTAA
- a CDS encoding SoxR reducing system RseC family protein → MNEEIIEDSGIVKKVEGKSVTVEIERGKGCNSCKMQGFCFNKSEPSEFEIVTDIPLKVNDKVQLDISPVGRALVSLLVFGMPLLFLFAGYLIASQWFTELLSSLIGFAGMALSFYIVRIIDKRYGKKLKITIARKL, encoded by the coding sequence ATGAATGAAGAAATCATTGAAGATAGCGGCATAGTAAAAAAGGTAGAAGGTAAAAGCGTTACAGTAGAGATTGAACGCGGCAAAGGATGCAACAGTTGTAAAATGCAGGGGTTTTGTTTTAATAAAAGCGAGCCGTCAGAATTTGAAATAGTTACCGATATTCCTTTGAAAGTTAATGACAAAGTGCAGTTGGATATTTCCCCTGTAGGCAGAGCTTTGGTTTCCCTGCTGGTTTTTGGGATGCCCCTGTTGTTTCTCTTTGCGGGTTACTTAATTGCCTCGCAGTGGTTTACGGAACTACTCTCCAGTTTAATTGGATTTGCGGGTATGGCTCTTTCCTTCTATATAGTCCGAATTATAGATAAAAGATACGGTAAGAAGTTAAAAATCACCATTGCGAGGAAACTTTGA